The DNA segment ACACGCCCGTACCATTCCCGGCGGACGCGAGAGAATCCGAGATCTCGTCCACGGCCCCCCGGGCCTGAGCCGCATAAAGGGAGAGGGGATCCATGTCTTCAACGACCGCGGTCATCACAGGGGCAGGTTCCTCGTTTTCTGAGGCCGGCCCCAGCAGGGAAGGCAGACCGGGGACGCCGGATCCGTTTCCTCCATGAGAGAAGACAGCGGCAGAAGCCGGAACCGCACATCCGAAGAGAAGAAGGAGGGTGGCGAGCAGGAAGAGTCTGTTATAATTCCTTTCCCCCTTTTTCAATCCCCTGTGATGGCTGATAACGGGATTCATTAAATGCATAGGTATAGGGTAACAATATAACATTATAAAAACTTACGATCTGAGGATATGGGAGGCAGGAACCGACCATTCTATGATTATCGTTGGCAACCGGCCGAAAGAAGCACCCTTTAATAATTTCAGCAGGAAGGATTAAGCATGCAGTGGAGCGACGAGCAACTGGCGCTGGCAAAAAAATACAGGACTTTGTCTGACATCCCGGTCGAGGAGCGCAGGTACAAGTGCCACACCTGCAACCATGTGGTCGGAACCGATCCCTGCCCGGTCTGCGGCGAGACCCAGCTTGAGATCATGTGCCCCCTCGACCACACCCACTGTTCCCACGAGATCGTCTCGGGGATCGAGTACTGCCCCCTTTGCGGTGCCCCGGTCTGCCCGGAATGCGGCTCCCATGACGTCACCCAGATCAGCCGGGTCACCGGATACCTTCAGGACGTCTCCGGCTGGAATGCCGGGAAACAGCAGGAACTCAAAGATAGGGTCAGGTACACCGTTGCATGAGATATTACCACACCCGTGACACCCTTTTTGTGCGGGGAACCTTCAGGGCCGCGAGCACCGGGATCGGCGGCGGGGTCAGGGGAGTGTCGACGATATTCAATCACACGGTCCCGGAAAATTTCGACCATGCCGACCCCCCGCGCTATCTCCGGGAGATCGCTGCCTTGGCCGGGATCGGCGGCGACTTCTTCGGCCTCCTGACCGCTGTCCCGATGCAGTATCTCTGTGTCCTGCAGTACGATTTTATCACGGCTTTTGTCACGGCAGGCGTCACGAACCCGAACCCCGACCCTGACCCTGACCCCGGGCGCCCCCACACGATCAATATCATCGTAACCTCGCGGGAGGGCCTCTCCGACGGCGCCCTCCTGGAGACGATCATCACCGCCACGGAGGCAAAGGCGCAGGCACTCAGGTTGATGGGGTACGACTTCACCGGCACGACCACCGATGCGGTGGCGGTCGCCTGCGAGGGTGAGACGGCCCACACCTATGCAGGCACCTTTACCGGGATCGGCAGGCGGGTCTATGCCGCCGTCCTCCAGGGAGTGCAGGAGGCGCTTGCCCGCCAGCAGGAGAGGATTGTCCGGGATAAACCATCATTTTTCATTTTTTCCCGGTACGGGGGCGACCACTGGGTTGAATGGCGGCCTGAAGGGTGTCCCTACTATCCCTGTCACTTCCCCGGGCAGACCTGCGACTTTTGTTACTGCCCGTTCTACCCCTGCGGGGATAGGGACCTCGGCGATGAGGTCGAAAGTTCGTCATGCGGAACGGTCTGGAGTTGCAGCCGCTGCACCCTCCTCCACGAGCCCGCGGTCGCCGCATACCTGCGGCGGAACCCCGAGGCTTCGCTCGGAGAACTGAAAAAATACCGGACTTCCCTCAGAGGGAAGCCGGAAAAATAATTTTACTCCTGGATGCCGAGCGCGGCAACGAGTTCTTCGAGCGGGATCCCGTGGGCATCCGCGGCCTGCCGGATGCTCTCGCCTCTGCCAATGGCGCAGCCAAGGCACCCCATGCCGAAACGCATCAGGACTTCCGCAGCTTCGGGCTTTGCCTGGAGGAGTTCCAGGATCGTACTGTCAGCGGTAATCGCCATACCCAGAGGTTGGTCGCTCCAGTACTTAAAAGTGCAACAGGGGGCCTGTACCAACTTTCACCCTCCGCCCCTCACACTTTATATCGGGCGGTGACAATGCTCATCTGGAGATGTAGATGGATCTATCTGAAGCAGCACAAAGAATCTCCCGAAAGTTCGAGTCGCAGAAGGTCAAAATCGACCCCGCAGAGGCGGAAAAGAAACTCCGAACCCTCGTCGAGGACTTCGGCGTCAACCTCACTGAGGCTGAGAAGACTGTCTCCGAGAACCTCGCACGCGATCACAACCTCGCGTCCATGCCGGCCGCGTCCTCAGAGATGCGCGAGATCGGGTCTCTTCTTCCTGGCGAATGGGCGACTGTAGAGGGGAAGATCGTCGGTGTCGCAAAGCCGGCCTCAGCCGCGATCAGCCAGAGCGGGACCATCGCCGACGCTACGGGCGCGATCCAGTTCACGGCCTGGGAAAGGGCAAAGGCGCCCCAGATGGAAGAGGGGCAGTGGTACAGGATCGAGTCCGCGGTCGTGGACGAGTACCGCGGCACGCCGAAACTGAACTTCCACAGCGGGACGACGATCACGGCGATCGAGAAGGAGGTCCCGATCATGCCGCAAATGGTCAGGATCTCCGACCTGCGGCCGGGCGTCGCCAGCGTGAAGGTGAAGATGGTCCAGGAATGGGAAGCGCGGCACGAGCGGATCCTCCAGACCGGCATCGTCGGCGACGAGTCGGGCACGATCAAGTTCACCATCTGGAAAGAGGAGGGCATGGAGCGGCTCGAACCGGGGATGGTCTATAACATCTTCTACGCAGCTGTGGACGAGTACCAGGGGCGGCTTTCCATCACCCTCAACGGCGCAAAGTGTTTCCCTGACGAAGAGGCCGAGATCACCGTCGGAACCGGCGCGGCCACCGTCACAGGGGCTATCGTGAATGTAGGTCCGGGATCGGGCCTTGTCAAGCGCTGCCCTGTGGAGGGGTGCAACCGCGTCCTCTCGAAGCGGAACTACTGCCCTGTCCACGAGGTCCAGGACAACTTCAGATATGATATCAGGATCAAGGGGGTGCTCGACGACGGGACGACGGCACACAATATCCTCATGCAGAAGGATGTCGTCGAGGCGGTCACCGGGCTTTCTCTCGACGAGGCGGTAACTATCGCCCAGGAGAGCCCCCTCGGGCTGGACGACGTCTTCTACAAGATCAGGGATGCCGTGATGGGCCGCTACTTCGCCTGTTCAGGGAGCGACCTCGGCGACACTCTCCTTGTAAAGGAATGCAGACCACTCTCCTTTGATACAGACCGGCATACAGAACTTCTCAACCAGATCGGAGGCGAGTCACATGCAGAGTGAAAGTCGTTTCACGCCGCGCTACCAGCGCGAGCCGGCACGCAGGGTCTTCGCGGCCGAACTGCGCGAGGCACATTACCACTTCAAGGACGGAGAGGACGAGAAGAGCCCGACCTATGTCCTCCTCCCGACAGGGGAGAGGTGCAACAGGGTCTTGATCATCGGGTCGATGACCCAGAAGGAAAAGCGGGGCGACCAGAACATCTTCTACCAGATCCGCGTCTCCGACCCGACAGGGACCTTCTTTGTCTCCGCCAGTTCCTTCCAGCAGGAGGCGATGACGCAGGTCTCGAAGATCGATCCTCCGGCATTCGTCGCAGTCGTCGGAAAGCCGAGCGTCTACGAAGCGCCAGACGGCCGGGTCTTCGTCTCGGTGCGGGCCGAGTCGGTGACGGTCGTCGACAAGGAGATGAGGAACTGCTGGGTCCTTGACGCCGCCGAGAGCACCCTGAAAAGGCTCGAAACCTTCGGGACGACCGAGGACTCGAAGCTTGCCGGGGAGCACTACGCCACAAATCTCGACGTGTACCGCCGGATGGCCTATGAGGCGCTTGCCCAGATCACCATCTAAACTTTTTTTGGTCCTTTGCACTCAGGAAGGCCCCAGATCCTATCCCTGTGGTGCCTGTAGGGCAGGAGGGTGTGGCCCCGCGAGACACGGCCCGGGTCGAATACGTCTGCATTTGCCTCTAATCGGGGGGTCCCACCTCTTGTTCAGGGCCATATCACGGAGATCCGGCGATCCGGGCATACCGGCGGCCGTGGGCAGAACAGAGTGGAATCCGACAGGACTCAACGCCCCCAGAGCCCCGGTTATGATTGCAGGTAATGTTCCTCCTCCCGGCTCCCCCCGCTGCCGGGGAGGGGAAGGGAGCGGGGTTGGAAATTGCCCCGATCAGACTCAGGGAAAACCCTCAATATAAGGGTTTACCATGAAAATGATCCAGAATATCGGCTCTCCAGGTTTGAATGATGATTTGATCGCATTGAGCCCCCCAAATAACTGATATGCAGATGACTGAAACACCTTTTGAATGATCAGCCCGCTGCCTTCCCACCCCTACCGCAATCCCGGGGTTCCGGGGATGCGACTGCAAGGAGCTTGAGAAAATCGTAGATTTTCGAGGAGCCCCCGGCGCGTAACTTTTGGGGAGGGGGAACCTCACACTCTTCTTCATAGGATTATGGGGATACATCAACCCGAGCATGAGATTTTCTACAAAGCCGGTCCTTCCATATCCCGAAGAACCGCGATGAGAGATTTTCATGCGGTATGCTTGAGGTGTGCTCTCGGTTCATGCCCGATTCTACAGAGCCCTCTTCTGAATCCCTTGTTCACTCTTCCCTGACCCCATGCGGGGATTTCCCATGATCCGATAGGGAGCGTGCCTTCCCCTTCTCGCAAGGGAAAGGTGACGCTCGAAAAAAAGTATTACTCGCTCTCGACGCCTTCGGCCGGAGAACGCTTCCCCTTCCACTCGCCCTTGAGTTCAGGATATTCTGCAAGGATCTTGGATACCGTGCTCCTGCTCACGCTGAACATCCGGCAGATCTGGGAGATGCTGGTGCCGGAACGGCGGACGGTGATCAGTGCCTCGATCTGCCCGTCGTTCAGGGCGCGTGGCCGCCCGATAGTACCCCGGGGCCCGGACTCTGGACGTGCCGGAGTGCGGGCCGCCTTCTTCATCGTCTCCATGCAGGGGGCCATGTACTCGACAAAATTCCTGACAGCCATGATCCTGAGTTCGGGGTCGTCAGGGTAGCCGAAAAAGTCATCCTTCGCAAAGTAGGGGACAAAACCTTCTTCGACAAGGGACCTCAACTCCTCAACCTCGAACTCCAGATTTTTTGCAAGAGCGGGGAGATCAGGAAAAAGAAGGTGTTCAACCCTGTTTTCCCGTGCATATTCAAGCATCTGCTGATAGCCCTCGCGCATCCTGGGGGCGGTACCGGTCATTCGATGATCACTGAAGAATTTATTAACGGTAAACCGATATTTGCAAAATTCATCAATGATCTCTTTTTGATGCTCCGGGTCGCCCCTTTTCCGCGTGGTAAGGTAGGCTACGGCATCCTTTTTCATATGAAATATTCAAATTCGAGAACATATAGTTTTTACGTTTTTCGATCAAGACCTGCCACAACTTTGGAACAGTTTCAAAATGGGGAGGAGTGAGCATCCCAATTTTCAGGCCCGATCAAGCAAACAAGCAAAAACGCGACGATCAGGCAGATCTCTCTTCCCACTGTTCGAGAACCTCTTTTCCCTCGATGAAAACCAGACCATGGTCGCGGGCATAGGCCTGTGCGTCTTCCTTGGAAAGGGCGAGACCGGTCTCGTCGTCAAGCATCTCGCAGACGACAAGGGCCGGGGTCACCCCGGCCATGGCGGCGAGGGCGATCGAAAGCTCGGTCTGGCCCCTGCGGACGTCGAGCAACCCTTCGGCGGCCCGGAGGAGCGCCACATGGCCGGGAGTCCTGAACTCTGCCTTGAAGTCGTGCCCGCCGCCGTTGAGGGACTTGTGTACCTGGTCGGCGATGGCATTGATGGTCGTCGCACGGTCGCGGTCAGGGATGCCGGTATAGGTGCTCCGGTGGTTCACCCAGATCGAGAAGGACGAGTGGTTCTTACGATCGTATGGGATGTCGCCGAGGTGCTCCACGGCCTCGAAGTCGCGGAGCAGGTCGGAGGCGAAGGGGAGGCCGAGCCTCTTTGCAGCTTCGGGGTGAACGGCGGTACAGATGAGGCCACCGCCATCTTTCCGCATCGTCAGCACGTCGTGCGGGGTGACGGCCTCGGCGCAGATAACAAGGTCGGTCTCGCGTTCACGGTCGTCAAAGTCATAGAGCAGAATAAATTTGCCCGCCTTCAGGGCGGCACATGCGTCTTCAATCATGGGTAACCTCCACCTGTACACTATCGTTGTCATGCAGTCCAAATGTCTCGCGCAAAGGAGCCGGCGAGATGATCTCGATGATCTCTTCAGGGTAGTGACTCCGTCCGGGCTCGATGATCGCACCCGGGCAGTCCCCGATTCTACACGGGAGACATCGTGCGTTTCCAAAAGATCTGCCGTCGGCCTCGAAGCCCTCGATCCCTATCCAGATCAGCCCTTCCAGGCGGCGCTTCACCCGGACACTTTCAGGGTCCAGGCGAACATTGAGCGTGCCGGGATAGGCATCAAATCCAAGTTTTTCGAGGAATTGCTCACGATACTGGGGGTGGTCGATATAGTACCGCCCCTCGCCAAGGCCGCTGATCACTGTCCCTTTGAGGATATAGTAACCTCCCTCCGGCGAAAATATCCGCGTGTACGCCGAGAACTCATGCCGCAGTTCCTCCTCCCCGGCAGGGGCGACGGCGACATACTGACCGTCAGGCCTGACGGTGCGCGTGATCAGTCCGGTTGCTTCGAGTGACTTCAGGCGACGGGATGCCGTCTGCGGGCTGATGTTCAGGGCATTTGCCAGGGACTGTGAGGACATCCAGGCTGAGCTCCGCAGGCCGCCCATGAGCGCAACGACCTTCAGGCACTGGAGATCTCCTGCATCCATCATACACACCACAATTGAGATGCATCCTATATATGAGTTATCAATCGGAAAATTTCGTAGATTGTCGATGTGCGATTCGTTAATTTTTTAATGTGCGTGATTGATATCTACAACCATGAACTCCGAACTGCGTACGCAGCTTGCTGAGAAGATGGCAGGTGAGATTACGCTCTCGGACTCACCGGGGAAAGCGCTAAAAAAGTGGCGCATGAGTTTCGACATCCCCCAGGGGGTACTCTCAGAGAGGCTCGGCGTCTCCCCTTCCGTCATATCCGACTATGAGGGAGGAAGGCGAAAAAGCCCCGGAACCGCCGTCGTCGGCAAGATCGTCGACGCCATCCTCACTATCGACGAGGAGAACGGCGGCAGACATATCCAGCGGTTTTCGAGAATTCTCTTCACTAACATCGACGAGGATGTCATCTACGACATCCACGACTACGCCTCCGCAGTCCAGTTGACCGATCTCGCGAAGGCCATCGGCGCCCGCGCACTCTGCGGCACCCTCGACCTCTCGATCTTCGGGTATACCGTGGTCAACAGCCTCAATGCGATCCTGCAACTCTCTGCAAACGAGTTCAACAGGATCTACGGGTGGAGCACGGAGCGTGCACTCATTTTCACGAATGTCTCGACCGGGAAATCTCCCTTTGTGGCGATCCGGGTGACCCCCTTCAAGCCGCGCTGCGTTATCCTCCAGGGACTGGAGGTGGAGCAGGTTCACCCGCTCGTTCCCCGCCTCGCTGAACGGGACCGGATAACCGTCCTGTGCACATCGATGGACGTCGAATCTATTGTCAACACCTTGAGGGAAAAGGAATGGTAGGCATCATTACGTACGGGGCATATGTACCCCGCTTCCGGATCAAAGTCGAGGAGATCGCCCGGGTCTGGGGCGACAACCCCAAAGACATCTCAGGTGGCCTCGGAGTCAGGGAAAAATCGGTCCCTGACATGGACGAGGACACCGCCACGATCGCCGTCGAGGCGACACGCAACGCACTCCGCAGGAGAGACGTCGACCGCGACGCGATCGGCGCCATCTATGTCGGGTCAGAGTCCCACCCCTATGCCGTCAAACCGACGGCGGCAACGGTCGGGGCGGCCATCCAGGCAACACCCGTGATGACTGCGGCCGACTACGAGTTCGCGTGCAAGGCCGGCACGGCAGCCGTGCAGACCTGCATGGGCCTTGTCGGGAGCGACATGGTCAGGTACGGCGTCGCCGTCGGCGCCGACGTGGCGCAGGGCGCGCCCGGCGACGCCCTGGAGTACACGGCCGCCGCGGGCGGGGCCACAATGATCATCGGGAAGGACGATCCCATCGCCGAGATCAACCACACCTGCTCGTACACGACAGATACGCCCGACTTCTGGCGGCGTGAGGGACAGGCGTACCCCCGCCACGGCGGGCGGTTCACCGGCGACCCCGGCTACTTCAAGCATGTGCAGGGCGCGGCCCTGATGATGCTCGAACAGATGGGGACGAAGCCCTCGGACTACGACTATGCGGTCTTCCACCAGCCGAACGCGAAGTTCCCCCAGAGGGTCGCCGGCATGCTCGGCTTCACCCGCGAGCAGATCGCACCCGGCCTTGTGGTGCCGCGCCTTGGCAACACCTACTCGGGTGCCTCGATGGTCGGGCTTGCCGCCACCCTCGATATCGCAAAGCCCGGCGACCACGTCTTCGTGACCTCCTTCGGCTCGGGTGCAGGGAGCGACGCCTTCGACATCACGGTCACCGACAGGATCACGGACACAGATGTCTTTGACAGGGCAGCGGCCCCCTCTGTGGAGCAACTCCTGGCCAACCCGATCTATCTCGATTACGCACAGTACGCCAAACACAAGGGTAAGATCATGGTGCAAAAATGAGAGACGTAGCAGTTATCGGGATCGGATGCACCAAATTCGGCGAGTGGTGGGACCGTTCCTTCAGGAACCTCATTGTCGAGGCAGGCGTTCAGGCGATCGAGGACGCCAACCTTGCAGGTGAACAGATCGACGCGATGTACGTCGGGAACATGAGTGCCGGCCGGTTCATCGAGCAGGAACACATCGGCGCCCTTATCGCCGACTATTCCGGTCTTGCGACCGAACATATCCCGGCGACGAGGGTCGAGGCGGCCTGTGCATCGGGCGGGCTCGCCTTCCGCGACGCCGTGACCGCGGTTGCAAGCGGGATGTCAGACATCGTCGTCGCCGCGGGCGTCGAGAAGATGACAGACGTGGACACGAGCCTCTCCACAGACGCCCTTGCCGGCGCTGCAGACCGCGAGTGGGAGGGCTTTGTCGGGGCGACTTTCCCGGGTCTGTATGCGATGATCGCAAACGATTACATGCACCGCTATCCCCTCACCCGCGAGCAGCTCGCGCAGGTTGCGGTGAAGAACCACTACAACGGCGCAAGGAACCCGATCGCACAGTTCCAGAAGGAGATCACCATCGACACTGTGCTGAACTCGACCCTTGTCGCGGATCCGCTGCGGCTCTTCGACTGCTCGCCGATCTCCGACGGCGCCGCAGCCGTGGTCGTCGCACCTCTGGAGATAGCGAAGAAGTTCACCGATACGCCGATCAAGGTGCTGGCGACGGCACAGGCGAGCGACACCATCGCCCTCCACGACCGCCGCGACATATCGACGCTGGACGCAAGTGTGGCCGCGGGCAACCGGGCCTTCAAGATGGCAGGGCTCGAAAGAAAGGACATCGACTTTGTGGAAGTCCATGACTGCTTCACCATCGCCGAGATCTGCGCCATCGAAGATCTCGGGTTCTGCAAGAAAGGCGAGGCAGGGAAGCTTACCGAGGAAGGGATCACCGCCCTCGGCGGCAAACTGCCGGTGAACACGAGCGGCGGGCTGAAGGCCTGCGGCCACCCTGTCGGGGCGACAGGTATCAAACAGGT comes from the Methanofollis sp. genome and includes:
- the nrdD gene encoding anaerobic ribonucleoside-triphosphate reductase, whose product is MQWSDEQLALAKKYRTLSDIPVEERRYKCHTCNHVVGTDPCPVCGETQLEIMCPLDHTHCSHEIVSGIEYCPLCGAPVCPECGSHDVTQISRVTGYLQDVSGWNAGKQQELKDRVRYTVA
- a CDS encoding adenosylcobinamide amidohydrolase; this encodes MRYYHTRDTLFVRGTFRAASTGIGGGVRGVSTIFNHTVPENFDHADPPRYLREIAALAGIGGDFFGLLTAVPMQYLCVLQYDFITAFVTAGVTNPNPDPDPDPGRPHTINIIVTSREGLSDGALLETIITATEAKAQALRLMGYDFTGTTTDAVAVACEGETAHTYAGTFTGIGRRVYAAVLQGVQEALARQQERIVRDKPSFFIFSRYGGDHWVEWRPEGCPYYPCHFPGQTCDFCYCPFYPCGDRDLGDEVESSSCGTVWSCSRCTLLHEPAVAAYLRRNPEASLGELKKYRTSLRGKPEK
- a CDS encoding DUF1858 domain-containing protein; amino-acid sequence: MAITADSTILELLQAKPEAAEVLMRFGMGCLGCAIGRGESIRQAADAHGIPLEELVAALGIQE
- a CDS encoding nucleotide-binding protein; the protein is MDLSEAAQRISRKFESQKVKIDPAEAEKKLRTLVEDFGVNLTEAEKTVSENLARDHNLASMPAASSEMREIGSLLPGEWATVEGKIVGVAKPASAAISQSGTIADATGAIQFTAWERAKAPQMEEGQWYRIESAVVDEYRGTPKLNFHSGTTITAIEKEVPIMPQMVRISDLRPGVASVKVKMVQEWEARHERILQTGIVGDESGTIKFTIWKEEGMERLEPGMVYNIFYAAVDEYQGRLSITLNGAKCFPDEEAEITVGTGAATVTGAIVNVGPGSGLVKRCPVEGCNRVLSKRNYCPVHEVQDNFRYDIRIKGVLDDGTTAHNILMQKDVVEAVTGLSLDEAVTIAQESPLGLDDVFYKIRDAVMGRYFACSGSDLGDTLLVKECRPLSFDTDRHTELLNQIGGESHAE
- a CDS encoding nucleic acid-binding protein, with amino-acid sequence MQSESRFTPRYQREPARRVFAAELREAHYHFKDGEDEKSPTYVLLPTGERCNRVLIIGSMTQKEKRGDQNIFYQIRVSDPTGTFFVSASSFQQEAMTQVSKIDPPAFVAVVGKPSVYEAPDGRVFVSVRAESVTVVDKEMRNCWVLDAAESTLKRLETFGTTEDSKLAGEHYATNLDVYRRMAYEALAQITI
- a CDS encoding helix-turn-helix domain-containing protein; translated protein: MKKDAVAYLTTRKRGDPEHQKEIIDEFCKYRFTVNKFFSDHRMTGTAPRMREGYQQMLEYARENRVEHLLFPDLPALAKNLEFEVEELRSLVEEGFVPYFAKDDFFGYPDDPELRIMAVRNFVEYMAPCMETMKKAARTPARPESGPRGTIGRPRALNDGQIEALITVRRSGTSISQICRMFSVSRSTVSKILAEYPELKGEWKGKRSPAEGVESE
- the ribB gene encoding 3,4-dihydroxy-2-butanone-4-phosphate synthase; translation: MIEDACAALKAGKFILLYDFDDRERETDLVICAEAVTPHDVLTMRKDGGGLICTAVHPEAAKRLGLPFASDLLRDFEAVEHLGDIPYDRKNHSSFSIWVNHRSTYTGIPDRDRATTINAIADQVHKSLNGGGHDFKAEFRTPGHVALLRAAEGLLDVRRGQTELSIALAAMAGVTPALVVCEMLDDETGLALSKEDAQAYARDHGLVFIEGKEVLEQWEERSA
- a CDS encoding DUF120 domain-containing protein, with translation MMDAGDLQCLKVVALMGGLRSSAWMSSQSLANALNISPQTASRRLKSLEATGLITRTVRPDGQYVAVAPAGEEELRHEFSAYTRIFSPEGGYYILKGTVISGLGEGRYYIDHPQYREQFLEKLGFDAYPGTLNVRLDPESVRVKRRLEGLIWIGIEGFEADGRSFGNARCLPCRIGDCPGAIIEPGRSHYPEEIIEIISPAPLRETFGLHDNDSVQVEVTHD
- a CDS encoding helix-turn-helix domain-containing protein, with product MNSELRTQLAEKMAGEITLSDSPGKALKKWRMSFDIPQGVLSERLGVSPSVISDYEGGRRKSPGTAVVGKIVDAILTIDEENGGRHIQRFSRILFTNIDEDVIYDIHDYASAVQLTDLAKAIGARALCGTLDLSIFGYTVVNSLNAILQLSANEFNRIYGWSTERALIFTNVSTGKSPFVAIRVTPFKPRCVILQGLEVEQVHPLVPRLAERDRITVLCTSMDVESIVNTLREKEW
- a CDS encoding hydroxymethylglutaryl-CoA synthase produces the protein MVGIITYGAYVPRFRIKVEEIARVWGDNPKDISGGLGVREKSVPDMDEDTATIAVEATRNALRRRDVDRDAIGAIYVGSESHPYAVKPTAATVGAAIQATPVMTAADYEFACKAGTAAVQTCMGLVGSDMVRYGVAVGADVAQGAPGDALEYTAAAGGATMIIGKDDPIAEINHTCSYTTDTPDFWRREGQAYPRHGGRFTGDPGYFKHVQGAALMMLEQMGTKPSDYDYAVFHQPNAKFPQRVAGMLGFTREQIAPGLVVPRLGNTYSGASMVGLAATLDIAKPGDHVFVTSFGSGAGSDAFDITVTDRITDTDVFDRAAAPSVEQLLANPIYLDYAQYAKHKGKIMVQK
- a CDS encoding thiolase domain-containing protein; its protein translation is MRDVAVIGIGCTKFGEWWDRSFRNLIVEAGVQAIEDANLAGEQIDAMYVGNMSAGRFIEQEHIGALIADYSGLATEHIPATRVEAACASGGLAFRDAVTAVASGMSDIVVAAGVEKMTDVDTSLSTDALAGAADREWEGFVGATFPGLYAMIANDYMHRYPLTREQLAQVAVKNHYNGARNPIAQFQKEITIDTVLNSTLVADPLRLFDCSPISDGAAAVVVAPLEIAKKFTDTPIKVLATAQASDTIALHDRRDISTLDASVAAGNRAFKMAGLERKDIDFVEVHDCFTIAEICAIEDLGFCKKGEAGKLTEEGITALGGKLPVNTSGGLKACGHPVGATGIKQVCESVLQLRGEAGKRQIDGAEIGMTHNVGGTGATVAVHIFGRD